tattttatttgcgtatttttatcgagtcgactcgagttttatttcacttttattccgaaaatgtcaatataaatttaaatgttagcaTGAATTCTGCGTGCATTCTATAGGTAAGGAATAGACCATCATTGAAGACTTCCTTCGAGGGATATCATCAAcaaatgcattaattttaagtaattttaagttagttttaagttgcaTCTATTGTAACATATTGTAGTATGCATGAGTGCATGTGTGAATGgcgtatacgcgaagattgaagacatcgatcatcgagggatcatcgaggaatcatcgagggatgcgtgcgttagttttaagttaattgtatgcgtgcgttagttttaagtaaagTGTGCTTGTGGGTAgggtgggtgggtccctgtaagtgcctcttattctaacttgcactcttgcatcttctgaattctcaagctttgtacgcgttagattgTAGTATACtcggttattttttgtcaatcgttccgaacccaagtggatcattgggggttcatagcgctgtgaacacgcggcagaggtgagctgcaagtgctggtgtagcgccagggacacatctctgcggggccgatcgattgatggctcatctcgatctgccgcctcacggcaggggtctcctctctgcggtcagacttgcttcaaacgcaagcggggagaaatgggagaccctccgcggatgtgtcactcgttcttgccagtattttcggttcatctctgtctcgtggttcacgtaagacactatggactaccctttgacccatggaaggcgaggttcacttggcgaaaaatactgaatcccttttttgacagaaagttcttctaactttcttttcttttagtagaaagttcttctaactttctttgctttcaatagaaagttcttctaactttcttccctttgcttttggaattcgtcatagattattcgagtgcaatcttagaataagaggtaccacgcggcgtttagaataagttaagcgtatgtgtgTGGGGCCccttgcgattagtattaagttaatgtatgtgtgtgcgtgtgatacaagttctttactggattgtggtaaagaacttgtatgtgCGAGCTTATGAgttaagtagagtcagaactcatttatccttccgataaatgaggttgcaattggagggtggaagggatttggagttagggtgggtcactatcgtagccacctccacgtggtgtgacccggtaatcggtatagttttctaaagattttttagtctttagaaaactataccgagctgagggctacggttttatttcgcgactttatttaaaatattttactccttcgcctaattttctatgttaataaatttttctctgtttcagaatttaatttttgataagttatgatcagtgcattagttttattctaattccgagctgtgggaggttgggtgggctcgggcgcaggtttttcgccacatgtggcgaaaagcttgcgcaaagtgccttttgttctaacttgcacttatctttacaaatattctttaacttgttacatattagattgtagtaatagcctatcatttttattgtcaattgctcgaaacttaaaagaaagttcttccaactttcttctttaccccttttctctacaaagttttaaattatacaagtgcaattttagaacaaaaggcacatttagggcttaatcgattttgtatgtttcaggtttttattttatgcaagtaatttatttattcatatgtgtctcaattgtatttgtatgtttcagggttcTATTTTAACGAGTCctgtttgttttaattttattgagaCGTCTCAGGTTTTTGtgttaataattcttgtttgccttaatttcattcagatatttcaggtttttattttaactagataATCTTGTATTTCCTTTTCTGTTTCCTTTCTTCATTCTCACACctatttattttacaggtaatgaatagttcatcattgaagacatcgatcatcgtgggatcatcgtgggatcatcgtgggatcatcgtgggatcatcgagggatgcgtgcgctagttttaagttacttttatgcgtgcgttagttctAAGTTATGTGTGCTCGTGGgtagggcgggtgggtccttgtaagtacctctcattccaacttgcactcatcttcacaattctcaaactttgtgcgcgttagcttgtagtatcccacttattttttgtcaatcgttctgcgcccaagtggatcattgggggttcatagcgctgtgaacacgcggtagaggtgagctgcaagtgccggtgtagcgcgagtgatattctttgcccggcggggccggtcggggggagcacctctcatagcatgatgtgcccccctgatctgccgccatactgccaaggggcatcacggtaagggtgtcctctgtataagtcgcccgcgcgtcagaaatgggaaaccctccgccaactggggtgtatcactcgctcttgccaaaggtatcttcggttcatctttgccgtcgtggttcacgtaagccactatgggctaccctttgacccatggaaagcaaggttcacttggcgaaaaataatggtccccttttttcacagaaagttcttctaactttcttagcttctttgcgaaagttcttctaactttcttaacttctttgcgaaagttcttctaactttcttagcttctttgcgaaagttcttctaactttcttttcttcccctttgctttttgaattcgtcatagattatttgagtgcaatcttagaatgagaggtaccgtgcggcgtttagaataagttaagcgtgcgtgtgtgggatcccttgcgattagtattaagttaatgtacgtgtgtgtgtgtgtgatacaagttctttactggattgtggtaaagaacttgtatatgcgagcctatgagctatgtagagttagaactcatttatccttctgataaatgaggttgcatttggagggaggaagggatttggagttagggtgggtcgctatcgtagccacctccacgtggtgtgacctggtaattggtatagttctctgaaggctttaaaaaatcttcagagaactataccgagctaagagctacgattagaatttaatttagaattagaatttagaatttaagagctacgattgtaattttacaaattttctctttcgaatatgtaaatttttattctgttgGGTTTTTTAGGtaacaataaatacacaatgattgttgataaatttttctttattttcacgaCTTTTCATACAGTGCATAACTTAATTAAACTTattgtttaatcatttaataacTATCTTGTGGAACGCCCATGCTATTTTTACAAAGAAAGTAATCAAAGAAAAAGTAGTCGGGGCACCCACGATGATGACGTAAATAGTTCTTATGTATCCCTTAAAAAGTGTTCCACGGACATGTTTCTGGGTTATAATATGATTTTTAtagataaatttatataatacttcttttattgttactttttaattaaattgttacaaataaacttgataaacacATTTTTTACTGtcacatattataattaaacaatataCGCATATAGTTTAGATTTGAACTCTaaggaaatattaatttatggcACATTTTATATGTATCAATACAATTATATTGTGAATGTTTTTGTGAATCACAGTTCGTATATAAAGATGGCGTAAAAAATATAACGTCTATCTAGCCACCTTTAACGTCACgagatgtatataaaaattagttcTACTGTTCTGTACACAAGActtaagaaaatacaaaaatataatgccTCCGATATAAATACCTTAATTCTATTAGTATTTACATTATCCCGAAAACGGAAGGAATGAATATAATACTTGAATAGCAGTTTCTTTACACTTAACGATACTTTGTGTTTTAACGATCTGGAAGACTATCTTCAGTATTTATTCCGTATGCTTCGtctataatttgaaaaatttgttagttCTACTAACGTCGATGGAACGTTTTCTTTCATCTCTctgtagaaaataataaatacaatatgtaaCGCCAACAAATCGAACTTTGGGTAATAaggcaatataaaaataaaatgcaacaaTAAACTGAACATGCAAATAGATGCgcatgaaaatgaaaaacagatagtgcaaaatatataaacagCTAACAAAGAATGTTAACATATTATTCCTACGCATGAAGCAGTTAATTTTTATCAACCAATGTTGTACtgttgataaaattataaataacgcattcttaaataaattgcataaattgcGTCATTCAAATACTgcttgtaaaaaaaaaataaatatacataactttataattaaatttaacatcGTTAAATCATAATAGTTGCTCTACATTGCACACATTAATAAAGATATAGTACGGAAGCTTTCATTCCTGTAGTTAATTACAGTTTAGCAGTTAAGCATcagtaaaaagaaatttaatcttGATAGCATAGTTTTAAGCCAAATATGTTTCAAGAAATGTGTTTCTCACGGTTTCACATTCTTCTCCAAgtcaaatgattttttaaaatacatcaAGGAAGCGCATTGCTTGTCTTGTAAAGATTCAGCAGATTTTAAAGCCGGTGTACTCTGCAGCTCTTCCAATTCTTTTACTTTCTCCTCTAATTCTTTTATTCGTCGACATCGTGAAATGCACATATCTTTTAATAatcctttttctttctttaatttcattatCTTTGCATGATCCTATAATCAGATTATTacgattaatattaatttatagcaTCACACATTTTGCATTCCTATTGTATTTGCATACATCAATTATTCCATTACTGAGATTGCGAATTTCTGTTTGACAATCTTTGTCTCTTTTATTAATTTGCCACCGTCTACAAGTATCGCATTCCCATCCGTTTATATCTGTTATAGTTTTTTGAAGTTGTCGTACATCAGAATTAAGTTCAGTGTTCTGAAAAAAAACAGCTGAATTACTACTCCATCTTACTGATCGAACAGTGTCTGTTTATCTGCAAATTGCTTTAAAAGATGTTATAAAAGATCAAAAGTTTATACTTACCCGTAAACGATATGCCAACAAATTTTTTTCAAGCTCCTTACATTTTTGTTGATAAGGGAAATATTCACTTTGGATCTGAATTTCTAAAGCTGAAATTTGACCTTCTTTTGCTGCCAATTGTAATTCTAATTCTTGAATCTTTTTCCTCAATATTTGACAGGTTTCTTCATCTTCATCGATATCTATATTAGAAATAACATCTTCCAATTGTCTTCTCTGGTTAAATATCTCATTCCTACTATGCCTTCTTCTGGTATTTTCAAAGGCTGGACTAACTGATCTTGAACTATTGCTACTACTTCTTAGATCTAATTTATTCTCATATTCATTAAGCTTAATTTGTAATTCTGAATTTTCTTTCCTTAATAAGCGAAAcactttttcattattatttaactgCAGTTGATCCTCGAGTTTCTTGTTTCTTTCTTccaaaagtttcaatttttcttctaaTTCAGTAACCAGTTTATTTCCTGCTTGATCATCATACAGCCTATTCTTCAAGTCCGCAATTTCTGTATCACGTTCATTAATGATAGTAGTATATTTTTGCAATTGGTTGTCAAAATCTCTGTTTTTAACAGTTAAATCTTTTATTTGACTTATGTGTGATtttatctctttctctctttgatTCAATAATAACTTTTTACCTTCTAATTCTAATgctattttattcttttcttgAAGAAGAGAATCATATTCTTCCAGGGATAAATATGGAATGTTTTGTTTGTACGATGAGAGTGTTTTCTTCAGTTCAACATTTTCTTGCAACAATACTTCATATTGACCTTTCAAATTGActaattctttcaaaattttatttttattttcttgcatCTCAGTTATGCGATTACTGGCtccttctaaattattttttaatgttttatttatgTCTCTTAATTCCTCCATTTCTGCTTCAGCTTTTAGTTTACTTGTACTATTTCTGATCTTTCTTTCCAATTTTGTATTTGCATGTTgcaattcttcatatttttccttCAGATTATCTAATTCCTCTACCAAAGCTATGCTCCTGTTATTCAATTCGTTCAGTTGCTTATTTAATCCTACATTTTTTATctcttcagaatttaatttgtctttaattatttcaatttgtttttcCTTCTCCATTTTAAGttcttctatttcttctttATAGCGTTCTATACATTCTTTTCGCTCTTTAACTTgatttttcaacatttcataATCTGGCATGACAATTTCAAGTTTAGTTTTGTATTCAGACAGCATGTCACACTTATGTTTTAAGAGTGCTGTAATGTTTTCAATTTGTGATGTTTTCTGTTTAAGTTCCTGATTTACTTCATTGTAAGCTTCTGTAAGTtgttcaaaatcaaaatttaattccTTTATTCGTTGATTGTTCTGTTTTAATTCAGAAGAATTTGcatctataatatttttaagctGTTTCTCATTTGCTTCAAGACCTTCAATATTATTcttcaattccaaatttgttgTTTTATAGGTTTCTATAATACAATTAAGATCTTCTATTCTTTTCTCGTACAAttctttctcaaatttcattttaGAAAGAATTTCAAGTTCCTTCTTCTTATAAATTTCTTGTatcttcttttctcttttttggGCACTAataatttcttcttctttttgttGAATATCCACAGTACTTTGCTTGTCTAGTTCCGTTTGCAAATTACCCAAATCACTTTCGAGTGCTTCTATTTTTTCTTTAAGTATCTCTTTCTCATAGTTATTTTCACTTAGAAGATGTTCCAAACGACAAATTTTACTTTGCTGTTCCGAACATAAAGTTTCCCGTTTCGTTAAAtccttttgtaatttttcagtttctgaTTCAAGTTCTTTCATCCATAGTGTCATGCGTTTCTCTGCATCTGCACTTTGTTGTTTTTCATCCTCCAATTGTTGTTTATCTTTCTCAAATGATTCTctcattgttttaattatttcttcttctttggACATAACTGCTTGCAggaacattataaaaatttcatttgcagttttgttcaaaatatctgtggaatttattttattcttaagcGACTTCAATTCATTGACCATACATTCTTTGACAGTATCCAattcttctttcaattttttattatcactaCACAAAAGTTTCTCTTTGTTTAATATATCTTTTCCTTTGTTCtttatttcattgaattttaattcaatatctTGAAGCTTTTCAAGTTTCTgttttaaattatcattttcaGTAGCATACTCGTTCaacgtttcattaattttgtttaatttaatttcagacTCTTTGGTGTATTCCTCAAACTTCATTGTTAAGctttcaaattcatttttatacttaGTCACTAACTCATTTTCAGAATCAATCAATTTACCTTCAAGTGTTTGCAGCTTTTCCTTAAGTGcttctttttcattttcgttCTCTTGTAAAAGATTTTCTAGCTGACATATTTTTCGTTGAAGTTCTTTGCACAGATCTTCTTGTCTTGTCAAATCTGCTTGAAGCTTTTCTATATCTGACTCCAATTCCTTTACCTTTAATGATGCAAGTTTCTCAGCTTCTGTACTTTTTGCATTTTCTTTCTCTAGTTCTTCATAGTGTTTTCTAAACGACTCCAGCTCATTTTGATACTTACGTTTAATCAATTCCGTGGAAATAGTTAATTCGTTCTTTTGATTAGTCATCAAGTTCAATTCAGTTTTCAATGATGAAATAGATTCGTTTAAGTCATCGATCGTTTTATGTAATTCTATGATAAGAatatctttattttctttttcgactttcaaatcttccaattccactTCCAGTACCAGCTTTTCGCTTTTTATCGTTTTTTCAAGTGCAGAGAATTGTTCAATTTCTTTGCTCATATTTACCATTTCACTTTCAAGAAGTTGTGCTTTCTCTGTAGCTATGGCTGCTGATATTTCATTATCAGACACCTTCTGCTGTAATTCCTCATTGATGCTCTTTAATGTACTAATTTCATCGAGTAGTTTCGCTTTTTCTGTCCTAAATTTATTAAGTACAGAAGTAAAGTTCATgctatttttctttaattcatCTATGTCGTCCTTGACTAAGTCAATACTCTTTTGGATTCTTTCGATTCTATTCTCAGTTTTAAGTACAGACTTCTTTGGTTTCGAGCCACTATCAGTATTTTTTGTATCCACTACTTCATCATGTAGTTTTTCGAGCTCATCGCACTTCTCTTTGTACAGTACTGACAATTTGTCATGGTTATCCTTCAATGCTTGTAATTCACTGCTTAAATGTTGAACTTTTTCTTCTACGAAAGTTACATTCATTCCCTCCGAAAAAGTAGTATTGAAAGACGTATCGCCAAAACTTAAATTCAACTCCTGAtttactttaattttcaaagcttCTGTATCAGCAcatttttgatcaaattttcttTGCAAGTCCTCCAATTTATGATTTAAAAGTGTCGCTTCAAGTTTCAAAGCCCTACGGCTCTCGTTCAGATTCTTCAAATGAGCACACTGATTGCAAGATGATAATTTTAAGTcgcttaattttttatttaagtgaGTCAAATGATTGATCTTTTCCTGTAACATAACAACTCTATTTGCTAATATCTCGCTACTTTCATTTTGGGATAGTTGTTTAGGTCCATTTAATTGTATAAAACTATTTTTATAGTCAGATGCCGTGGATAAATATAATGAGCTATTGTCTTGTTTTTCACTCCGTGAATTTTCAAGGTCTTCTATAGTTTCCAATAAATTATTCGAAAACTTTGTATTCTCATCCGTTAACAttgttattttcatttttaattctacaATCTCAGCTTTCAAAAGTTTATTCGCTGATCTTAATCGCTCTGTGTCATCTTCATCAGAATTCACTTCTCCCATTGCAGATAGTTTACTTCTCAAAACGTCACATTCCTTTTTTAACATTTCATTTTCTTCGATCTTATCCATTAAGTCCGTAGAGAGCTCGCTATTTTCCAGAATTAAGAATTTACTATTTTCTGTAAGAGCTGCAACTTTATCCTTGTACATACATTCATGATCATACAAAAGCGATTTACTTTCTTTAATAGTTTCAAGTTCTTTATCTTTCTCTGCAATGATAGATGACAATTCAATGTTTTCTGTTTTCAATGCATCAATTCTTTTTTGATATTTGGTCATTAACTCTTCATCGCTGCATACTTCCGAAGTTTTTAAAtgtgcattttgtaatttttgactcataattattaaatcattttctgaatttattttttcGGCTGTGATATTCGAAATACGTGTATGAAGTACCTCGATTGTGTTCTTCAAATCCAGTTCAGTTTGTTTGGAATGTTCTTTTTcagcaattaatttatttgacaaTTCTGCGTTTTCACGTGTCAGTAAATAAATAGTCTTTTGTAATTGTTCGATATCTAATCTAAAACTttgaatatcatttttaattccatcaagttcttgaatttttaattctaattcttCTGTTAATTTAACCTTGTCTTCTGCTAATTGTATTATTAGATTTGAGGATGAGTCGTCAGTCCCTCCAGCTTTGGTCTCGCGTGTTTCTACATTATGTACGTCGCAATAATTTGTTTCACACATCAATTGTTTCTCTAAGGTTGTAAATTCACGAAGCTCCGTAAGATCTTTTGTCAAATCTGAAATATACTTCCGTAAAACGTTCTTTGGTGTGCTTAAGGGTTGTACCGAAAGATTTTGCTTTTCAGGTGTTACAGAGGAACTATTATTCGAAGATGTAATACCAAAACCATTTTCTGTACATTCAATGCATCTTTCTTCGGTacaatttccattttctttGGTTTCACGACTTAATTTATTCTTAAGTAATTCCGTCTCAAAATCTGCGAAGGTTGTTTCAAATGCTGAGAATATAAAGTAAGACTAACTTACTGAACCATAAACAGTAGTTTAAGCAAATGAATTGCACAGATAGATATGTACTTACTCTGATTCATAAGATCACCTGATTCTCTAATGCTTTTTCGGCACGGTTTTTCCGGTgacatttcttttattgtagGTAAGCCAATTATAGTAGGAAGCGTAGGTAAATACAGTTTGGGTATTCTTCTAGATTTATGTTTAGATGATTCTTCACAATTTTTCGTACAGCCAGTAATAATTTGagtctttaataattttatacgttCTAACAAGGAATTAATGTGATGTTTCTCTTGTAAATTATTAGATTCTACTTCTTCACACTCTATAgaattttcatttcttattttctaataaaatgatttaaaaataaaatattaagaaaatgttgtaattcttaaaataaaagtacagATAATAATACGAACCTTTAGTTCTGTTTgaagtttaattaattgttttgtGTGATTTAATAGAAGTGATGTATCAGACCTCATGCATCTTTGTggcataattttaatatttttggctTGAGATGCAAGTctaataattgaaacaaaatgttaaaaaaatgataataaatacaTCAGTAATATAATACTGGTATACTAACGATAGAGTGTAGTATGTCTCATCCAAAGCAACAGGTGTTACAGTACATATTAATGCTGTTAAAGCATTAGCACCTAACGATGACTGTAACAATTCTGTTAcattagtattattataatcagTTTGTTTCTGAACAGCTTGTGTTCGAGTCAATTGTATAATTAGCGATTCTAAAGTAGCAACTGATGCATCAATTTGATGTTCTTCAATAAGATCATTATGATGAATCTTTACAAAACCAGCAAGATCTACTAAATTTAACTGCGATACTAGTACACAATGTTTTGAGTCTGCTTCAATTTCTTGACTTTCAATTGTCTAAAAATGATGTTGATTTATTGTACCAAACTATAGAGcacttgaaatataaaatatcttatgTTATCTTACAATCCGAAATACACTATGACTTCTATTATATTCAGTTCCATTAGTTTCTTTCatctttttattctttattcctCTTTTCATAATAGACAACATATTATTTGCAGAGTTTGTAATTTCTTCTTTACAGTTAATGATTATTTGTTCGCTATCATGTAATCTTAAATCGATATCAGTTTCACTTAAAAGGTCATGTATTTTTTCatcgtaaatttctaaataagatACCCTGAAAGGTGAGAATTTATCCATAGAATCATTAGACAATAATTTCTGTTTGTATTCTTAAATAAAGCAACATTAATTAGTAACACAAACCTTAACAAAAATTGACGTCCACTCATATTTGAAATAGCatgaaatatgtaattaattgtATGAGGTATTATTCCTGGTTCTTCTAAAGCACCTAACATGGTATATGTTTTACCTGAATTACTTTGACCATAAGAAAATATTATGCCATTAAAACCATCTATAGCACCATCAACGATAGGTTTCACAATACTATTGAATACAATGGAATTGGTTGTATTCGTATCAAAAATGTAATCTGAAATttgataaaagaataaaaaatacaaagtaTGAAGTAAATTAAGATACCTAAAGCACATTGATTGggttataaatacatataatgcATTACAAGTTTTGCGACATAAAAAgttgaaagaataaaaaatccAATGGCGAATCAATTATAACCCACAGATTTTAACGCTTATTTActtatcaataattattt
Above is a window of Megachile rotundata isolate GNS110a chromosome 1, iyMegRotu1, whole genome shotgun sequence DNA encoding:
- the LOC100878697 gene encoding uncharacterized protein LOC100878697 isoform X1, encoding MSNSIKVGIKLRPLNEQEKNDNLSIRWIVQGNNVVSLDLESRKLGDNKFQFDYIFDTNTTNSIVFNSIVKPIVDGAIDGFNGIIFSYGQSNSGKTYTMLGALEEPGIIPHTINYIFHAISNMSGRQFLLRVSYLEIYDEKIHDLLSETDIDLRLHDSEQIIINCKEEITNSANNMLSIMKRGIKNKKMKETNGTEYNRSHSVFRITIESQEIEADSKHCVLVSQLNLVDLAGFVKIHHNDLIEEHQIDASVATLESLIIQLTRTQAVQKQTDYNNTNVTELLQSSLGANALTALICTVTPVALDETYYTLSLASQAKNIKIMPQRCMRSDTSLLLNHTKQLIKLQTELKKIRNENSIECEEVESNNLQEKHHINSLLERIKLLKTQIITGCTKNCEESSKHKSRRIPKLYLPTLPTIIGLPTIKEMSPEKPCRKSIRESGDLMNQTFETTFADFETELLKNKLSRETKENGNCTEERCIECTENGFGITSSNNSSSVTPEKQNLSVQPLSTPKNVLRKYISDLTKDLTELREFTTLEKQLMCETNYCDVHNVETRETKAGGTDDSSSNLIIQLAEDKVKLTEELELKIQELDGIKNDIQSFRLDIEQLQKTIYLLTRENAELSNKLIAEKEHSKQTELDLKNTIEVLHTRISNITAEKINSENDLIIMSQKLQNAHLKTSEVCSDEELMTKYQKRIDALKTENIELSSIIAEKDKELETIKESKSLLYDHECMYKDKVAALTENSKFLILENSELSTDLMDKIEENEMLKKECDVLRSKLSAMGEVNSDEDDTERLRSANKLLKAEIVELKMKITMLTDENTKFSNNLLETIEDLENSRSEKQDNSSLYLSTASDYKNSFIQLNGPKQLSQNESSEILANRVVMLQEKINHLTHLNKKLSDLKLSSCNQCAHLKNLNESRRALKLEATLLNHKLEDLQRKFDQKCADTEALKIKVNQELNLSFGDTSFNTTFSEGMNVTFVEEKVQHLSSELQALKDNHDKLSVLYKEKCDELEKLHDEVVDTKNTDSGSKPKKSVLKTENRIERIQKSIDLVKDDIDELKKNSMNFTSVLNKFRTEKAKLLDEISTLKSINEELQQKVSDNEISAAIATEKAQLLESEMVNMSKEIEQFSALEKTIKSEKLVLEVELEDLKVEKENKDILIIELHKTIDDLNESISSLKTELNLMTNQKNELTISTELIKRKYQNELESFRKHYEELEKENAKSTEAEKLASLKVKELESDIEKLQADLTRQEDLCKELQRKICQLENLLQENENEKEALKEKLQTLEGKLIDSENELVTKYKNEFESLTMKFEEYTKESEIKLNKINETLNEYATENDNLKQKLEKLQDIELKFNEIKNKGKDILNKEKLLCSDNKKLKEELDTVKECMVNELKSLKNKINSTDILNKTANEIFIMFLQAVMSKEEEIIKTMRESFEKDKQQLEDEKQQSADAEKRMTLWMKELESETEKLQKDLTKRETLCSEQQSKICRLEHLLSENNYEKEILKEKIEALESDLGNLQTELDKQSTVDIQQKEEEIISAQKREKKIQEIYKKKELEILSKMKFEKELYEKRIEDLNCIIETYKTTNLELKNNIEGLEANEKQLKNIIDANSSELKQNNQRIKELNFDFEQLTEAYNEVNQELKQKTSQIENITALLKHKCDMLSEYKTKLEIVMPDYEMLKNQVKERKECIERYKEEIEELKMEKEKQIEIIKDKLNSEEIKNVGLNKQLNELNNRSIALVEELDNLKEKYEELQHANTKLERKIRNSTSKLKAEAEMEELRDINKTLKNNLEGASNRITEMQENKNKILKELVNLKGQYEVLLQENVELKKTLSSYKQNIPYLSLEEYDSLLQEKNKIALELEGKKLLLNQREKEIKSHISQIKDLTVKNRDFDNQLQKYTTIINERDTEIADLKNRLYDDQAGNKLVTELEEKLKLLEERNKKLEDQLQLNNNEKVFRLLRKENSELQIKLNEYENKLDLRSSSNSSRSVSPAFENTRRRHSRNEIFNQRRQLEDVISNIDIDEDEETCQILRKKIQELELQLAAKEGQISALEIQIQSEYFPYQQKCKELEKNLLAYRLRNTELNSDVRQLQKTITDINGWECDTCRRWQINKRDKDCQTEIRNLSNGIIDDHAKIMKLKKEKGLLKDMCISRCRRIKELEEKVKELEELQSTPALKSAESLQDKQCASLMYFKKSFDLEKNVKPEMKENVPSTLVELTNFSNYRRSIRNKY